A genomic region of Caenorhabditis elegans chromosome V contains the following coding sequences:
- the cpg-4 gene encoding Chondroitin proteoglycan 4 (Confirmed by transcript evidence), translating into MRLVYSLIFLLFIPFSHPNPIPIPTISPETTNAYLRAFLPWWPEKTDFTLRTAPTPEESEAEIVGNLLESSGEKENVTEFATEKEEIDPSTLRVHDLPPSPLDEFAPEGSPKSLVASGARSSDGNFIISFDEMGECPRDCSNDLRDALGIILQDMSHVERYRQICGKYTNAITCVNEDTRCNKEDRDMFETMTSGLNYMCVEQKLAFNATIKCIDDEAGVVQSECDTQCQTKNLFMNWMMKTAFQDTIQQGVNGIVGAATGTNANPLAFLQPVAGAAGGAPGGGWADMLANIGQRPPSPQDAQQGFENFRQFTNDLCRIGDCMLDCIRSKFNTRCEGSAGTLLSEVFVRPIAATQNKLSILRPILGTFMPEQCGYLTNNAELKKHRIDATMDEELKRMYAEKIAKEARDRTAQDEILANLVPLDENGVPLPRALPELKSIESPLDVSVKTLDQLILDMYSNNKTEELNISEKNNVTSTFSEPSEKEDEASTTVISVISPLHTNATDSEILEHISEKSTEESSGSSGEMSGDGSDNEASGEGSGEYDASGSSGDNSGEFNSSGSSGEASEEGESSGSEDQGSGNYKMIESIESSGEFSGSSGEGSGDTASSDTSIDDKSIIRSGEGSAESVSEILQEASGEDAPTLTPTSEESTGYKIDHSGFGESSGSSGESIELRDSGEGSAEYDASGSSGDNSGDFNSSGSSGEASGVGESSGSEDQGSGNYKKIEVIESSGDYEFSGSSNESIEQSKEGSAASIYEILQAASGEDTPTLTLLSEDSTGY; encoded by the exons ATGCGCCTCGTATATTCACTAATTTTCCTTTTATTCATTCCCTTCTCACACCCAAACCCGATCCCGATCCCGACCATTTCACCAGAGACGACAAACGCGTATCTTCGAGCATTTCTCCCGTGGTGGCCTGAAAAGACCGATTTCACGTTAAGAACG GCACCGACACCAGAGGAAAGTGAAGCAGAAATTGTTGGAAATCTGCTCGAATCATCAGGTGAAAAGGAAAATGTCACGGAATTTGCTACAGAGAAAGAGGAAATTGATCCATCAACTCTGAGGGTTCACGATCTGCCTCCGTCACCATTAGACGAATTCGCACC agaaggATCTCCAAAAAGCCTTGTCGCCAGTGGTGCCCGTAGTAGTGATGGAAACTTTATAATCAGTTTTGATGAGATGGGTGAATGCCCACGGGATTGCTCGAACGATCTTCGCGACGCACTCGGGATCATTCTTCAAGATATGAGCCATGTTGAACGATATCGGCAGATTTGCGGAAAATATACAAATGCGATCACTTGTGTAAATGAAGACACCCGCTGCAACAAAGAAGACCGCGACATGTTCGAGACGATGACAAGTGGATTGAATTATATGTGTGTCGAGCAAAAGCTTGCGTTTAACGCCACAATCAAGTGCATCGACGATGAAGCAGGGGTCGTGCAATCAG agTGCGATACACAGTGTCAAACCAAGAATTTGTTCATGAATTGGATGATGAAGACGGCATTCCAAGACACAATTCAGCAGGGAGTGAATGGGATTGTGGGAGCTGCTACAGGAACCAATGCTAATCCCCTTGCATTCCTCCAACCTGTCGCCGGAGCCGCAGGAGGTGCTCCAGGTGGTGGATGGGCAGATATGCTAGCAAACATCGGACAACGACCACCAAGCCCGCAAGACGCGCAACAAGGATTCGAGAACTTCCGTCAATTCACCAATGATCTGTGCAg AATTGGAGATTGTATGCTTGACTGTATTCGCTCAAAGTTCAACACTCGATGCGAAGGTTCTGCTGGAACTCTGCTCTCTGAAGTATTCGTTCGACCCATTGCAGCTACTCAGAACAAGCTCTCGATTCTTCGTCCGATTCTTGGCACATTTATGCCTGAGCAATGTGGCTACTTGACAAA caatgccGAGTTGAAAAAACACAGAATCGACGCAACTATGGACGAAGAACTAAAACGAATGTATGCCGAAAAAATCGCCAAGGAAGCTCGCGATCGAACAGCACAAGATGAAATTCTCGCTAATCTGGTTCCTCTCGATGAAAATGGAGTCCCGCTTCCACGAGCGCTACCAGAGTTGAAATCAATTGAATCTCCACTAGACGTCAGTGTCAAGACGCTCGATCAACTGA ttctcgATATGTACAGCAACAATAAAACCGAAGAATTAAACATTTCGGAGAAGAACAACGTCACTTCCACTTTTTCGGAGCCAAGCGAGAAGGAGGATGAAGCTAGCACGACTGTTATTTCTGTTATTTCTCCCCTACATACAAATGCAACagattcggaaattttggaacatatttctgaaaaatctacagAGGAATCGTCCGGCTCATCGGGTGAAATGTCTGGTGATGGCTCAGATAATGAAGCATCGGGAGAAGGCTCTGGCGAATACGATGCAAGTGGATCGTCTGGTGATAACTCTGGGGAGTTTAACAGTTCTGGATCATCTGGTGAAGCTTCAGAAGAAGGTGAATCTTCTGGATCAGAGGATCAAGGATCTGGAAACTACAAGATGATTGAATCCATCGAGTCTTCTGGAGAGTTTTCTGGTTCTTCGGGAGAAGGCTCTGGTGATACTGCATCGTCTGATACCTCGATTGATGATAAATCCATAATACGGTCAGGAGAAGGTTCGGCTGAGagtgtttctgaaattttgcaagaaGCTTCCGGAGAAGATGCTCCTACACTCACGCCAACATCTGAGGAATCAACTGGCTATAAAAT tgatcaTTCTGGATTCGGCGAGTCTTCCGGATCATCAGGAGAATCGATTGAACTTCGAGATTCCGGAGAAGGTTCTGCCGAATACGACGCAAGTGGATCGTCCGGCGATAACTCTGGAGATTTTAACAGTTCTGGATCTTCTGGCGAAGCTTCAGGAGTTGGTGAATCTTCTGGATCAGAGGACCAAGGATCTGGAAACtacaagaaaattgaagtcATCGAATCTTCTGGAGATTATGAGTTTTCTGGATCTTCGAATGAATCCATAGAACAATCAAAAGAAGGTTCGGCCGCGagtatttatgaaattttgcaagCAGCTTCAGGAGAAGATACTCCTACACTCACACTGTTATCTGAAGACTCTACTGGCTACTAA